In Rutidosis leptorrhynchoides isolate AG116_Rl617_1_P2 chromosome 6, CSIRO_AGI_Rlap_v1, whole genome shotgun sequence, the DNA window TTGTCCAATGATGAAACTTCAGGGGGCAGGATGGTGTTCTGGCCCCTCCAAACTTTCTggttatataattataatactcttaatattgttGACCCAAAAATACAAATTTTGAGTAAAAAGTAGAGAAAATATTCAAGTTTATATGGCTAAGTTGGTTTTTGaatattcaaacttaaagcataatcAAAGTAAAGCTATAAATATATGGCGTAAAAAACGTGTTCAAGTTTCGTACTAGTCCGGTCTAAGTAATTATTTATTGTACTGATTTTGAACAATGAGTTTAAACTATGTTAATCTTTTTAGGTGGTCACAAATTGCAGCTCAATTGCCGGGAAGAACAGATAATGAAATCAAGAATTTATGGAATTCGTCGATTAAGAAGAAGTTAAGGCAAAGAGGGATTGATCCAAACACTCATAAACTACTTTCGGAGATCAAAGATGAGCATAACGACAAGAATTCGCATAGCTCGTACACTCTAGACGAAAAACCTAAACCGAATACAATTCCTACGATATCAAGATCTTACCCGCTCATCGAAAACTCTCCACCCGCAACGCACGAGTTTTTCCTTAACAGATTCATCACTACACACGAGACCGCAACCAAACAACCTGAAACCCATAACCATCTTTCAGGATTTATGCCTTTTAACtattcccaacaacaacaacaacaacaacaaccaccaccacttCCAACAGAATCAACTGATCACATTTTCTTCACGGATTCGAAAACATCGCCGGACTTGTTACCCGAATACAACACAAGCACCGGCGGTTTTAGTCAGAATACATGGGGGAAtagtacaagtaataataataatgggtttTTTCAGTTTAACAATGGGTATCAAACATGGGGTTTGACTGATTGCACAAAAAGTCAAAGTCAAACCCAAACCCAAGTTAATGGAGTTGAAAGTGAATCAGATCATATGAAATGTTATGATCAGTATCTTCCATTTTTGATGGGGAAATCATCAATTGAGACTAAACCTGAAGTTAACGTTGGGGTCAATAACAATGAATTGTATCAAAGGATTTCAACAAGCTATGGACAATTTACATAAATTTCAGCAAATTCAAAATTCATACTGGTGTGCATTCTAGAgattcttttttatatatattttgttttttattTATCTTAGAATTTgtttaattttgaatttattttttaatttaatcTAATGTCGTGTAAATAGGGTCGTAAAGATTATTTGTCAATTTATTTGATTTGatcttatattataataatattgccTTGATTTCAACCACGgataattttatacaatatttaatACTACATTCGTCATAATATTCTGTATGTACATTATTGTTATGATGAttgatatataattttaatcattgtTCCATAATCAACATCATTCattatatgattatcattatattatattatttatatattgaaATCAGAGAACTCATAGAACTCACAGATATAGCTAAATCTGCACACAGATTGTGTCATTCTGCACACAGATTGTGTCAATCTGTACATGGATTGAGCTCAATCTGCACCCAAATTGAGTTTAGTCTATGAGTTCTTTGAGTTTTCTTCTACCCTTGGTTCTCTCTGGatctcactatatatatatatatatatatatatatatatatatatatatatatatatatatatatatatatatatatatatatatatatatatatatatatatatatatatatataacatttacttTATTACTTTATTTATCTATATAATTAAACGAGTAATAGCAAGTGCacagaagttgtgatgtggtccagcggttggtagtttgcctcctttaggggaggttagGAGTTCGACCCTCGGTGGctacatattaacccacaatttcatccctgccatgaagttcCACTCATGGCACATTTCCCACATCAcgttggggggtaaaggggaggtgaGGTTTTACTAGTCCA includes these proteins:
- the LOC139853250 gene encoding transcription factor MYB61-like; this translates as MGRHSCCYKQKLRKGLWSPEEDEKLIRHITKFGHGCWSSVPKLAGLERCGKSCRLRWINYLRPDLKRGTFSQQEEKLIIELHAVLGNKWSQIAAQLPGRTDNEIKNLWNSSIKKKLRQRGIDPNTHKLLSEIKDEHNDKNSHSSYTLDEKPKPNTIPTISRSYPLIENSPPATHEFFLNRFITTHETATKQPETHNHLSGFMPFNYSQQQQQQQQPPPLPTESTDHIFFTDSKTSPDLLPEYNTSTGGFSQNTWGNSTSNNNNGFFQFNNGYQTWGLTDCTKSQSQTQTQVNGVESESDHMKCYDQYLPFLMGKSSIETKPEVNVGVNNNELYQRISTSYGQFT